A window of Sutcliffiella cohnii contains these coding sequences:
- a CDS encoding phosphotransferase enzyme family protein, with the protein MNNTDISLICLNWALDIKDSKILSDRSYLVISTNDERFILKVKGNIAETERENELLYFLESKGLKVQTPLKSKKDELIVTHNNKNFVLYNFIEGEVHSAVHYLQNHNDSNLLGETIAYMHRDLRDVQYTEQFNQKNLYKMVSEFAIKEVFKVDADSNLKSCLECLDKELKNNIESLPRQLIHRDTHIFNFVLNGDKLSAVIDFEIAEVNARLFDVCYCSTSLLNEIFSNIEQRENWFSFVERLFTSYNKVNRLTAEEKDSIYHVMLSIQLIFMAFFSNDVGLYKRNKEMFVWIYTHRDRIQKTVR; encoded by the coding sequence ATGAATAATACAGATATTTCGCTCATTTGTCTCAATTGGGCTTTAGATATTAAGGATTCCAAAATTCTCTCAGATAGATCATATCTTGTTATTTCAACAAATGATGAAAGATTTATTTTAAAGGTGAAAGGTAATATCGCTGAGACAGAAAGAGAAAATGAACTTCTATATTTCCTTGAATCGAAGGGATTGAAGGTGCAAACCCCCTTAAAAAGTAAAAAAGATGAGCTTATTGTTACTCATAATAATAAGAATTTTGTACTGTATAACTTTATAGAGGGAGAAGTCCATAGTGCAGTCCACTACCTTCAAAACCATAATGACTCTAATCTGCTCGGGGAAACAATTGCTTACATGCATAGAGACCTGAGGGATGTACAGTACACAGAACAATTTAATCAAAAAAACCTGTACAAAATGGTTTCAGAATTTGCTATAAAAGAGGTCTTTAAGGTAGACGCCGATTCTAATCTAAAAAGCTGTCTGGAGTGCTTAGATAAGGAGTTAAAGAATAATATTGAAAGTTTACCTAGACAGCTAATTCACCGAGATACACATATTTTTAATTTTGTATTAAATGGTGATAAACTTTCCGCAGTAATTGATTTTGAAATTGCTGAAGTTAATGCAAGATTATTTGATGTCTGTTATTGTTCCACAAGTTTATTGAATGAAATATTTTCGAATATAGAACAGAGAGAAAACTGGTTTAGTTTTGTTGAAAGACTATTTACTTCTTACAACAAAGTAAATAGATTAACCGCTGAGGAAAAGGACTCTATATACCATGTTATGTTATCAATCCAGCTAATTTTTATGGCGTTTTTCTCTAATGATGTCGGTCTATATAAAAGAAACAAAGAGATGTTCGTGTGGATATATACCCATAGAGATAGAATTCAGAAAACCGTTAGGTAG
- a CDS encoding DUF5316 domain-containing protein, translated as MKYLLTGAILSVIGVLLSTFLWSFNQAYMIPGGIGIVFLLGAMVTSGSMVSGDRMRANFSTESADDRKIRNRTTSRLALLGLPSLFIAILIYYLF; from the coding sequence ATGAAGTATTTATTAACTGGGGCTATTTTATCGGTAATCGGAGTTCTATTATCAACTTTTCTTTGGAGTTTTAATCAAGCATATATGATACCAGGGGGAATTGGAATTGTATTTCTCTTAGGTGCAATGGTTACGTCAGGAAGTATGGTAAGCGGTGATAGAATGAGAGCCAACTTTTCAACAGAATCAGCCGACGATAGAAAGATAAGAAATAGAACAACTTCTCGTTTAGCCTTATTGGGTTTACCAAGTTTATTTATTGCAATCTTAATTTATTACTTATTCTAA
- a CDS encoding MFS transporter, translating to MKFKNMLEAWKYPSILLLGIGVSNLGAWVYLIALNLMVFELTGSPLAVAVLYILIPLATMFTNFWSGSVIDRLNKRNLMIFLDIFRALCLFFVPWFLDTSLLLLYFIVFLINMATSMFSPTSMVYITKLIPSEQRKRFNSLISLIDSGAFLIGPALAGLLFIIGTPELGIIINAIALFLSGLITLLMPNVEKQSKAIDNGEKLSIQLLKKDFHIVMNFSRKSVYIMLIYFLFSSVFVMTAAVDSLEAAFAKEVLSLSDSDYGFLVSIAGAGIIVGALINTIFVKKIAVSIMIGVGSTFVSVGYIVYAFSNSFIIAALGFFILAFFLAFANTGFLTFYQNNIPEDVMGRIGSLYEFVEATLVITTTVIIALLAQIFSIQFAVITGALVMLILSVILCTFNLRSSKRKYYQPNT from the coding sequence ATGAAATTCAAAAATATGCTAGAAGCATGGAAATACCCATCAATTTTATTGCTAGGTATAGGAGTATCAAATTTAGGTGCGTGGGTGTACTTAATTGCACTAAATTTAATGGTATTTGAACTCACAGGTTCTCCTCTTGCCGTAGCTGTACTTTACATTCTAATACCTTTAGCAACTATGTTTACAAACTTTTGGTCTGGTAGTGTTATTGACAGATTAAATAAACGAAATTTGATGATCTTTCTTGATATTTTTAGAGCACTTTGCTTATTTTTTGTACCTTGGTTCCTAGATACATCCTTGTTGTTACTATATTTTATTGTCTTTTTGATTAATATGGCAACCTCTATGTTTAGTCCGACATCGATGGTTTATATTACAAAATTAATTCCTTCCGAACAAAGAAAGAGGTTTAATTCTCTCATAAGTTTAATTGATTCCGGAGCTTTTCTGATAGGTCCTGCTCTAGCTGGTTTGCTTTTCATTATTGGTACACCTGAACTCGGTATTATCATTAATGCAATTGCATTATTTTTATCAGGATTAATTACATTACTCATGCCTAATGTAGAAAAACAGTCAAAAGCTATTGATAATGGTGAGAAGTTATCCATTCAATTATTGAAGAAAGATTTTCACATCGTAATGAATTTTAGTAGGAAAAGCGTTTATATAATGCTAATTTACTTTTTGTTTAGTTCGGTTTTTGTTATGACTGCTGCTGTTGATTCATTAGAAGCAGCTTTCGCAAAAGAAGTTCTTAGTTTATCAGATAGTGACTACGGATTTTTAGTAAGCATTGCAGGTGCAGGTATCATTGTTGGAGCGTTGATTAATACCATTTTTGTGAAGAAAATTGCAGTTTCCATTATGATTGGTGTAGGTTCAACATTTGTATCGGTTGGTTATATCGTTTATGCATTTTCTAATTCGTTTATCATTGCTGCATTAGGTTTTTTTATTCTTGCCTTCTTTCTTGCATTTGCCAATACAGGTTTTCTTACTTTTTATCAGAACAATATTCCTGAGGATGTTATGGGTAGAATAGGTAGTTTATATGAATTTGTCGAAGCAACACTTGTTATCACAACAACGGTTATTATAGCACTTCTTGCCCAAATTTTTTCCATTCAATTCGCGGTTATTACTGGTGCTTTGGTGATGTTGATCCTATCTGTCATATTATGTACTTTCAATTTAAGATCGTCCAAACGTAAATATTATCAACCCAATACTTGA
- a CDS encoding ornithine cyclodeaminase family protein, giving the protein MQTLLLTRTEIQKLMEPLELYPVLKAAFASYSLSREIPAQRARSNLPQENTSAMLLFPGLISNIPAYTVKNHAKFPSHSPSIKGVINLHDLETGHLLAIMDSTYITAIRTGIAGAIGTHLLARRDADSVAIIGAGVQGTLQLQSLKHLREITKVFVFDTYNEKASSFAESISNELKIPITVCNSVEEAVQEADIIISATWSKEPFLFSNMVKKGVHITTLGPDEPGKCEVSAELIEKSIFISDDRDLAVQNGIYRWGRLNRG; this is encoded by the coding sequence ATGCAAACATTATTACTTACTCGTACAGAAATACAAAAACTAATGGAGCCTTTAGAACTTTACCCAGTCTTAAAAGCGGCCTTTGCTTCTTATTCTTTGTCTCGTGAAATCCCAGCACAAAGAGCTCGTTCCAACCTTCCTCAAGAAAATACCAGTGCTATGCTCTTGTTCCCTGGACTCATCTCAAATATTCCAGCATATACAGTAAAAAATCACGCTAAATTTCCCTCTCATTCCCCTTCTATTAAAGGTGTCATAAACCTCCACGATCTTGAAACAGGACATTTATTGGCTATTATGGATTCCACTTATATTACTGCTATTCGAACAGGGATAGCTGGTGCAATTGGAACTCATTTATTAGCAAGAAGGGATGCTGATAGTGTGGCTATTATTGGCGCAGGAGTCCAAGGTACACTTCAACTTCAATCTCTCAAACACCTTAGAGAAATTACTAAAGTTTTCGTATTTGATACTTATAATGAAAAAGCAAGCTCTTTTGCAGAAAGTATTTCAAATGAGTTAAAGATTCCTATAACTGTCTGTAATAGTGTTGAAGAAGCAGTACAAGAAGCTGATATTATTATAAGTGCAACATGGTCAAAGGAGCCTTTTTTGTTTTCAAACATGGTTAAGAAAGGTGTACATATTACAACTCTTGGCCCAGATGAGCCGGGTAAATGTGAAGTTAGTGCAGAGTTAATCGAGAAATCAATATTTATTAGTGATGATAGAGACCTTGCAGTACAAAATGGGATCTATAGGTGGGGCAGGCTTAACAGAGGATAA
- a CDS encoding ParA family protein, with translation MGRAKKIFVGNYKGGVGKTTSVYYLAHYLAERYKILLVDLDPQCSLSEICLKSTERDLIDLRDDESLNYALDMYLQSKKLNHARFSIDTRKLIKNCSRNHRNIDFIPSNLFYSNGGLDELAIDMTTEQAGLENLFILHNFLLDHQLEEKYDLIIFDCPPTNNLITQSGFLLSDYFIIPTIMDKVSTKGVAHYIKIVNKIYEKYCANKDYAPFIKLVFGDKPKLLGVFETMRKGPSLPQGQSELGDVKMYETAIKHLNSISEALSNGEISPEHLKYKELADEVKRDLDPTTLEVTL, from the coding sequence ATGGGGAGAGCGAAGAAAATTTTTGTCGGTAATTATAAAGGTGGGGTAGGGAAGACGACGAGTGTGTATTACTTGGCGCACTATTTAGCAGAGCGGTATAAAATTTTGCTTGTTGACTTAGATCCGCAATGTTCTTTAAGTGAGATTTGCTTGAAAAGTACGGAAAGAGACTTGATTGATTTAAGAGATGATGAATCGTTAAACTATGCATTAGATATGTACCTTCAGTCGAAAAAGCTAAATCATGCGAGGTTTTCTATTGATACCAGGAAACTAATTAAGAACTGTTCGAGAAATCATCGAAACATAGATTTTATCCCGTCTAATCTTTTTTATAGTAATGGTGGATTAGATGAGCTAGCCATTGATATGACGACTGAGCAAGCTGGACTTGAGAATTTATTTATCCTGCATAACTTTTTGCTAGATCACCAGTTAGAAGAAAAATATGATCTCATTATTTTTGACTGTCCTCCTACTAATAATCTCATCACACAGAGCGGCTTCTTACTATCAGACTATTTTATCATTCCAACTATAATGGATAAGGTGAGTACGAAAGGTGTTGCTCACTACATAAAGATTGTGAATAAAATATACGAAAAATACTGTGCAAACAAGGATTACGCTCCATTTATTAAGCTAGTATTTGGAGATAAACCGAAGCTTCTCGGTGTTTTTGAAACGATGCGAAAGGGGCCTTCTCTACCTCAAGGCCAAAGTGAATTAGGCGACGTGAAAATGTACGAGACGGCTATAAAACATTTAAATTCCATTTCGGAAGCACTGTCCAATGGTGAAATAAGTCCAG